The following proteins come from a genomic window of Tenebrio molitor chromosome 9, icTenMoli1.1, whole genome shotgun sequence:
- the LOC138138345 gene encoding cytochrome b5-related protein-like isoform X2, whose product MSEKSTKFTSSLGIKYPSHRDEPLKTGLRWLKGKRADDGAEGLWRIHDKLYDLNEFIQKHPGGAEWIELTQGTDITEAFETHHLTSIPEKLLQNLFIRPAKTPRNSPFTFKEGGFYKTMKRNIAKKLADVPKAPAERSKKIADFLLTTYIVLALMAAIWRSFTCGMLSGIFLSLTAIAAHNFFHQKDNFRMYYFNFTLLEYKEWRISHALSHHLHTNTINDLEISSLEPFIEYLPGQKKILEQLVKIVISPIVYCFIFFGSFVRSVVQILAKEKAFDAVVLLPFSVLALMVVFSGGDIVFSSVMFFWVQLSGSLHFGAVGVNAAHHHPDIFHDGDTPRPKHELDWGIHQLDAVMDRKDITGSHFLVLTNFGDHALHHMFPTIDHGLLEYLYPTFLKTCSEFGIEWRLSSQIELVKGQIKQIAKIKPNEEPPRPLKPIKFL is encoded by the exons ATGAGTGAAAAATCCACAAAATTTACGTCGAGTCTGGGTATCAAATACCCCTCGCATAGGGATGAACCCCTCAAGACGGGGTTGCGATGGCTGAAGGGGAAACGAGCAGATGATGGGGCTGAGGGTTTATGGCGGATCCACGACAAGCTCTACGACTTGAATGAATTCATCCAGAAACATCCAGGGGGCGCGGAATGGATAGAATTAACTCAA gGGACTGACATAACTGAAGCTTTTGAAACACACCACTTAACCTCCATTCCTGAAAAACTGCTACAGAACTTATTCATCAGGCCGGCGAAAACCCCCAGAAACTCTCCTTTCACGTTCAAAGAGGGTGGCTTCTATAAGACTATGAAGAGAAACATTGCTAAGAAGTTAGCAGATGTGCCAAAGGCACCAGCAGAGAGATCCAAGAAAATTGCTGATTTCTTGCTCACAACCTACATTGTTTTAGCACTTATGGCCGCGATTTGGAGAAGTTTCACTTGTGGGATGTTGTCTGGAATTTTTTTGAGTTTGACAGCCATTGCTGCTCATAATTTTTTCCACCAGAAAGACAACTTCAGGATGtattatttcaatttcacaTTACTGGAATACAA AGAGTGGAGGATAAGTCACGCACTAAGTCATCATTTGCATACCAACACCATTAACGATCTGGAAATTTCTTCGTTGGAACCGTTCATTGAATATCTGCCTGGACAAAAAAAGATCTTGGAGCAACTCGTCAAAATTGTGATATCACCGATAGTCtactgctttatttttttcggTTCTTTCGTTAGAAG CGTCGTACAAATTCTGGCGAAGGAAAAGGCCTTCGATGCCGTCGTTTTGCTGCCCTTCTCGGTGCTGGCCCTCATGGTGGTCTTCTCCGGAGGGGACATCGTCTTCTCTTCAGTGATGTTCTTTTGGGTACAGCTCAGCGGGAGTTTGCATTTTGGGGCGGTCGGCGTCAATGCGGCTCACCACCATCCTGACATTTTCCACGACGGGGACACCCCCAG ACCCAAACACGAACTGGATTGGGGCATCCACCAACTGGACGCCGTGATGGACCGCAAGGACATAACGGGCTCCCACTTtttagttttgacaaatttcggGGACCACGCTCTCCATCATATGTTTCCGACCATCGACCATGGTCTGTTAGAATATCTGTATCCCACGTTTTTGAAAACTTGTTCCGAATTCGGAATCGAGTGGCGACTTTCGTCGCAAATCGAGTTGGTGAAGGGACAGATCAAACAGATAGCTAAGATCAAGCCCAACGAGGAACCACCAAGGCCTCTCAAACCCATCAAGTTTTTGTAG
- the LOC138138344 gene encoding dopaminechrome tautomerase-like isoform X1, with amino-acid sequence MAVSPWLHNWNPPHDLFANHHTFQTPVTNLSFVDTQQKHGQVNQISSLLPFFLQLGLLDLPQEDYHPTERTGPFVTWYQWKTLDFEFPTEEDRQSAIDNEEFIPENNLPLGLEVYKERLFVTMPKWKPGVPATLAVLPRKPKEPSPKLVPYPNWDYHTTESCQGLTSVFRIKADSCGRLWVLDSGQINVTIKPLQVCPPQIFLFDLTTNKLLLRYPLPDDFIKQDSLYSNIAVDIRDGDCIDVHAYLTDVWRYGLVVFSLKSMRSWRITDHLFYPDPLSAAYNVHGLEFEWVDGIFGMALSPYNRKVQDRILYFHPMSSFREFYVKTSVICNETGWNDVKDAFKVMGQSRGKFGHASASGMDRNGVMFFNLVTRDSIGCWDSRKPYKRDNVGILARSTKTLVFPNDLRVDEEERQSVWVLSNRLPFYLYRELNKKDINFRIMSAYADEAIRGTICDPDVKHYDTFRSYPDGEDCY; translated from the exons GTCAAGTCAACCAAATCTCCAGCCTTCTTCCATTTTTTCTCCAACTGGGCCTTTTGGACCTTCCTCAAGAAGACTACCACCCCACCGAACGCACAGGCCCGTTCGTTACTTGGTACCAATGGAAAACGCTCGATTTTGAATTTCCCACCGAAGAAGACCGTCAAAGCGCCATCGACAATGAAGAATTCATCCCTGAAAACAACCTCCCTTTGGGTCTAGAAGTCTACAAGGAGCGCCTCTTTGTGACCATGCCCAAGTGGAAACCAGGAGTCCCAGCCACTCTGGCGGTGCTTCCGAGGAAACCCAAAGAGCCCTCTCCAAAGCTGGTACCTTATCCTAACTGGGACTACCATACCACag AGTCTTGTCAGGGCCTGACCTCCGTTTTCCGCATCAAAGCCGACAGCTGTGGCCGTTTGTGGGTCTTGGACTCCGGCCAAATCAACGTCACCATCAAACCCCTTCAAGTGTGCCCCCCTCAAATCTTCCTCTTCGACTTGACCACCAACAAACTCCTCCTCCGCTACCCCTTGCCTGACGACTTCATCAAACAGGACAGCCTCTACTCTAACATCGCCGTGGACATCCGAGATGGCGACTGCATCGACGTCCACGCCTACTTGACCGACGTCTGGAGGTACGGCTTGGTAGTCTTCAGCCTGAAAAGCATGAGGAGTTGGAGGATCACCGACCATCTCTTCTACCCCGACCCGCTTTCGGCAGCTTACAACGTCCACGGACTCGAGTTCGAATGGGTCGACGGGATCTTTGGTATGGCCCTAAGTCCGTACAACCGCAAGGTGCAAGACCGGATCCTCTACTTTCACCCCATGTCCAGTTTCCGCGAGTTTTATGTCAAGACGTCGGTCATATGCAACGAGACTGGATGGAATGATGTCAAGGACGCGTTCAAGGTTATGGGGCAGAGCAGGGGGAAGTTCGGACATGCGTCGGCCTCGGGGATGGACAGGAACGGggttatgttttttaatttggtgaCGAGGGACTCGATAGGGTGTTGGGATTCGAGGAAGCCGTACAAGAGGGATAATGTGGGGATTCTGGCGAGGAGTACGAAGACTTTGGTTTTTCCCAATGACTTGAGGGTTGACGAGGAGGAGAGACAGAGTGTTTGGGTGTTGTCTAATCGGCTGCCATTCTATTTGTATAGAGAACTGAACAAGAAAGATATTAATTTTAGGATTATGTCGGCGTACGCCGACGAGGCCATAAGAGGTACCATTTGCGATCCTGACGTCAAGCATTATGATACGTTCAGGAGTTATCCAGATGGAGAGGATTGCTACTAG
- the LOC138138344 gene encoding dopaminechrome tautomerase-like isoform X2, with product MLGQVNQISSLLPFFLQLGLLDLPQEDYHPTERTGPFVTWYQWKTLDFEFPTEEDRQSAIDNEEFIPENNLPLGLEVYKERLFVTMPKWKPGVPATLAVLPRKPKEPSPKLVPYPNWDYHTTESCQGLTSVFRIKADSCGRLWVLDSGQINVTIKPLQVCPPQIFLFDLTTNKLLLRYPLPDDFIKQDSLYSNIAVDIRDGDCIDVHAYLTDVWRYGLVVFSLKSMRSWRITDHLFYPDPLSAAYNVHGLEFEWVDGIFGMALSPYNRKVQDRILYFHPMSSFREFYVKTSVICNETGWNDVKDAFKVMGQSRGKFGHASASGMDRNGVMFFNLVTRDSIGCWDSRKPYKRDNVGILARSTKTLVFPNDLRVDEEERQSVWVLSNRLPFYLYRELNKKDINFRIMSAYADEAIRGTICDPDVKHYDTFRSYPDGEDCY from the exons GTCAAGTCAACCAAATCTCCAGCCTTCTTCCATTTTTTCTCCAACTGGGCCTTTTGGACCTTCCTCAAGAAGACTACCACCCCACCGAACGCACAGGCCCGTTCGTTACTTGGTACCAATGGAAAACGCTCGATTTTGAATTTCCCACCGAAGAAGACCGTCAAAGCGCCATCGACAATGAAGAATTCATCCCTGAAAACAACCTCCCTTTGGGTCTAGAAGTCTACAAGGAGCGCCTCTTTGTGACCATGCCCAAGTGGAAACCAGGAGTCCCAGCCACTCTGGCGGTGCTTCCGAGGAAACCCAAAGAGCCCTCTCCAAAGCTGGTACCTTATCCTAACTGGGACTACCATACCACag AGTCTTGTCAGGGCCTGACCTCCGTTTTCCGCATCAAAGCCGACAGCTGTGGCCGTTTGTGGGTCTTGGACTCCGGCCAAATCAACGTCACCATCAAACCCCTTCAAGTGTGCCCCCCTCAAATCTTCCTCTTCGACTTGACCACCAACAAACTCCTCCTCCGCTACCCCTTGCCTGACGACTTCATCAAACAGGACAGCCTCTACTCTAACATCGCCGTGGACATCCGAGATGGCGACTGCATCGACGTCCACGCCTACTTGACCGACGTCTGGAGGTACGGCTTGGTAGTCTTCAGCCTGAAAAGCATGAGGAGTTGGAGGATCACCGACCATCTCTTCTACCCCGACCCGCTTTCGGCAGCTTACAACGTCCACGGACTCGAGTTCGAATGGGTCGACGGGATCTTTGGTATGGCCCTAAGTCCGTACAACCGCAAGGTGCAAGACCGGATCCTCTACTTTCACCCCATGTCCAGTTTCCGCGAGTTTTATGTCAAGACGTCGGTCATATGCAACGAGACTGGATGGAATGATGTCAAGGACGCGTTCAAGGTTATGGGGCAGAGCAGGGGGAAGTTCGGACATGCGTCGGCCTCGGGGATGGACAGGAACGGggttatgttttttaatttggtgaCGAGGGACTCGATAGGGTGTTGGGATTCGAGGAAGCCGTACAAGAGGGATAATGTGGGGATTCTGGCGAGGAGTACGAAGACTTTGGTTTTTCCCAATGACTTGAGGGTTGACGAGGAGGAGAGACAGAGTGTTTGGGTGTTGTCTAATCGGCTGCCATTCTATTTGTATAGAGAACTGAACAAGAAAGATATTAATTTTAGGATTATGTCGGCGTACGCCGACGAGGCCATAAGAGGTACCATTTGCGATCCTGACGTCAAGCATTATGATACGTTCAGGAGTTATCCAGATGGAGAGGATTGCTACTAG
- the LOC138138345 gene encoding cytochrome b5-related protein-like isoform X1 — protein sequence MNNKLKEMSEKSTKFTSSLGIKYPSHRDEPLKTGLRWLKGKRADDGAEGLWRIHDKLYDLNEFIQKHPGGAEWIELTQGTDITEAFETHHLTSIPEKLLQNLFIRPAKTPRNSPFTFKEGGFYKTMKRNIAKKLADVPKAPAERSKKIADFLLTTYIVLALMAAIWRSFTCGMLSGIFLSLTAIAAHNFFHQKDNFRMYYFNFTLLEYKEWRISHALSHHLHTNTINDLEISSLEPFIEYLPGQKKILEQLVKIVISPIVYCFIFFGSFVRSVVQILAKEKAFDAVVLLPFSVLALMVVFSGGDIVFSSVMFFWVQLSGSLHFGAVGVNAAHHHPDIFHDGDTPRPKHELDWGIHQLDAVMDRKDITGSHFLVLTNFGDHALHHMFPTIDHGLLEYLYPTFLKTCSEFGIEWRLSSQIELVKGQIKQIAKIKPNEEPPRPLKPIKFL from the exons ATGAATAATAAGctg AAAGAGATGAGTGAAAAATCCACAAAATTTACGTCGAGTCTGGGTATCAAATACCCCTCGCATAGGGATGAACCCCTCAAGACGGGGTTGCGATGGCTGAAGGGGAAACGAGCAGATGATGGGGCTGAGGGTTTATGGCGGATCCACGACAAGCTCTACGACTTGAATGAATTCATCCAGAAACATCCAGGGGGCGCGGAATGGATAGAATTAACTCAA gGGACTGACATAACTGAAGCTTTTGAAACACACCACTTAACCTCCATTCCTGAAAAACTGCTACAGAACTTATTCATCAGGCCGGCGAAAACCCCCAGAAACTCTCCTTTCACGTTCAAAGAGGGTGGCTTCTATAAGACTATGAAGAGAAACATTGCTAAGAAGTTAGCAGATGTGCCAAAGGCACCAGCAGAGAGATCCAAGAAAATTGCTGATTTCTTGCTCACAACCTACATTGTTTTAGCACTTATGGCCGCGATTTGGAGAAGTTTCACTTGTGGGATGTTGTCTGGAATTTTTTTGAGTTTGACAGCCATTGCTGCTCATAATTTTTTCCACCAGAAAGACAACTTCAGGATGtattatttcaatttcacaTTACTGGAATACAA AGAGTGGAGGATAAGTCACGCACTAAGTCATCATTTGCATACCAACACCATTAACGATCTGGAAATTTCTTCGTTGGAACCGTTCATTGAATATCTGCCTGGACAAAAAAAGATCTTGGAGCAACTCGTCAAAATTGTGATATCACCGATAGTCtactgctttatttttttcggTTCTTTCGTTAGAAG CGTCGTACAAATTCTGGCGAAGGAAAAGGCCTTCGATGCCGTCGTTTTGCTGCCCTTCTCGGTGCTGGCCCTCATGGTGGTCTTCTCCGGAGGGGACATCGTCTTCTCTTCAGTGATGTTCTTTTGGGTACAGCTCAGCGGGAGTTTGCATTTTGGGGCGGTCGGCGTCAATGCGGCTCACCACCATCCTGACATTTTCCACGACGGGGACACCCCCAG ACCCAAACACGAACTGGATTGGGGCATCCACCAACTGGACGCCGTGATGGACCGCAAGGACATAACGGGCTCCCACTTtttagttttgacaaatttcggGGACCACGCTCTCCATCATATGTTTCCGACCATCGACCATGGTCTGTTAGAATATCTGTATCCCACGTTTTTGAAAACTTGTTCCGAATTCGGAATCGAGTGGCGACTTTCGTCGCAAATCGAGTTGGTGAAGGGACAGATCAAACAGATAGCTAAGATCAAGCCCAACGAGGAACCACCAAGGCCTCTCAAACCCATCAAGTTTTTGTAG
- the LOC138138346 gene encoding cytochrome b5-related protein-like, translated as MPPRSEDVPVSTLKIVPPPNRSPAQNGSLWLKDKHKTDGAEGLWRIHDGLYDVSGFIKNHPGGPEWLEVTKGTDITEAFEVHHLNSHPEELLKKFYVRDAKTKRNSPFTFKDDGFYRTLKREVKTILQTLPKQPINTSAFFTDFLLVGTFFFSILATIYWNYWLAILAGLFLGCVVIASHNYFHQKDNFRMLYFNLSLMQTSEWRISHVLSHHLHTNTIDDMEITMNEPFLQFLPHEKTTFLRFGYYLYFPLYWITAFHANYLKRVIYIAKGDTSLIQWYDFVPYTLPLAMYFVGGQSLLATLWMWTFIVIVGSFHFSAVGLNAAHHHPDIFHDGDTPRSDTDYDWGLSQLDAIMDRNEITGSHFLVLTNFGDHALHHMFPTLDHGTLELLYPALKKVCQQFNVDLRMVSQLELIKGSFTQLTRIQPNPNPPNLLKKY; from the exons ATGCCACCGAGATCGGAAGACGTACCCGTTTCAACCCTTAAGATAGTACCACCTCCAAACCGCAGTCCCGCTCAAAATGGTTCTTTGTGGTTGAAAGATAAACACAAAACGGACGGGGCTGAAGGCTTGTGGAGAATCCATGACGGTCTCTATGATGTTAGTGGTTTCATCAAGAACCATCCGGGAGGACCAGAATGGTTGGAAGTCACAAAA GGTACTGATATAACCGAAGCTTTCGAAGTCCACCACTTGAACTCTCACCCTGAAGAACTGCTGAAgaaattttatgttcgagaTGCCAAGACCAAACGCAACTCTCCTTTCACCTTCAAAGACGACGGCTTCTACCGCACGTTGAAACGCGAAGTGAAAACAATCTTGCAAACTTTGCCAAAACAACCGATCAACACGTCTGCTTTCTTCACCGATTTTCTTCTCGTTggtacttttttcttctccatCCTTGCCACCATCTACTGGAACTACTGGCTCGCCATCCTCGCCGGTCTATTCCTAGGATGCGTCGTCATCGCTTCTCACAACTACTTCCACCAAAAGGATAACTTCAGGATGCTCTACTTCAACTTGTCTCTGATGCAGACGAG CGAGTGGCGCATCAGCCACGTGCTCAGCCACCATCTCCACACCAACACCATCGACGACATGGAGATCACCATGAACGAGCCCTTCCTCCAATTCCTCCCCCACGAAAAGACCACCTTTTTGAGATTCGGGTACTACTTGTACTTCCCGCTCTATTGGATCACAGCCTTCCACGCCAACTACCTCAAAAGAGTAATATACATTGCGAAGGGAGACACATCTTTGATCCAATGGTATGACTTCGTCCCCTACACGTTGCCCTTGGCGATGTACTTCGTTGGAGGACAATCTCTCCTGGCTACTCTCTGGATGTGGACATTTATAGTTATAGTTGGAAGCTTCCATTTCTCCGCCGTGGGACTAAACGCGGCCCACCACCATCCCGACATATTCCACGATGGAGACACTCCACG TTCCGACACTGACTACGACTGGGGCTTGAGTCAACTGGATGCCATCATGGACCGTAACGAGATTACGGGATCCCACTTCTTGGTCCTCACCAATTTCGGAGACCATGCACTTCACCACATGTTCCCAACTCTGGACCATGGAACTCTCGAATTATTGTACCCCGCCCTGAAGAAGGTTTGCCAACAGTTCAACGTCGACTTGAGGATGGTCTCACAGTTGGAGCTTATCAAAGGCTCTTTCACGCAGCTTACGAGAATCCAACCCAATCCCAATCCACCAAATCTATTGAAAAAGTACTAA